The Thermonema lapsum genome window below encodes:
- a CDS encoding DMT family transporter, with protein sequence MPIISRGIKWMFAASFLFALMNLCVKRLPHIPAIEIVFFRSVVTLLMSVWALRRASVPILGNNRKVLVLRGLFGAIALLLFFMLLQRIPLASAAVLHFIAPIFTALMAAVVLKERLLPLQFAFMLLSFAGILVMKSFDWRIGWLDVSMGVLSAFCAGCAYNCIRYLKGSEHPVVIVLYFPLVTVPLTIVWLFFDWVMPQGYDWLWLLAIGVLTQWAQVLMTKAYQAESAAKVAAASYIGIVYALGLGYVFFHETFTWQTLAGMLLVLAGVILNVVLTPALKKKQQKEVTS encoded by the coding sequence ATGCCAATAATAAGTAGAGGAATAAAGTGGATGTTTGCCGCCAGCTTCTTGTTTGCGCTCATGAACCTATGCGTAAAGAGGCTACCTCACATTCCTGCCATTGAAATTGTTTTTTTCCGTTCTGTGGTTACTTTGCTGATGAGCGTGTGGGCACTGCGGCGTGCCAGCGTGCCTATTTTGGGCAACAACCGCAAAGTGCTGGTGCTTCGTGGTCTGTTTGGTGCCATTGCTTTGCTTTTGTTTTTCATGCTTTTGCAGCGCATTCCTTTAGCAAGTGCCGCTGTTTTGCATTTCATTGCACCTATATTTACTGCACTGATGGCAGCTGTGGTGCTCAAAGAGCGTCTTTTACCCTTGCAGTTTGCTTTTATGCTACTTTCATTTGCTGGTATCCTTGTCATGAAATCGTTTGACTGGCGTATTGGCTGGCTCGATGTGAGCATGGGGGTGTTGTCTGCTTTTTGTGCCGGCTGCGCCTACAACTGTATCCGCTATTTGAAAGGGAGCGAGCATCCCGTAGTCATCGTCCTTTATTTTCCTTTGGTAACGGTGCCTTTGACTATTGTTTGGTTGTTTTTTGATTGGGTGATGCCGCAAGGTTACGACTGGCTTTGGCTGTTGGCGATAGGAGTGCTTACCCAATGGGCTCAGGTGCTCATGACCAAAGCCTATCAGGCAGAGTCAGCGGCGAAAGTGGCAGCTGCTAGTTATATCGGCATCGTTTATGCCTTGGGCTTGGGTTATGTGTTCTTTCACGAAACTTTTACATGGCAAACGCTGGCAGGCATGCTGCTTGTGTTAGCTGGGGTAATACTGAATGTGGTGCTTACACCGGCTTTGAAAAAAAAGCAGCAAAAAGAAGTAACTTCTTGA
- a CDS encoding DUF3175 domain-containing protein, translating into MKRTALFLFVLWAAVCLPACRKQSKQPLRAVVLNYEDFGPKYLAYTLLGNEWYQWEESEEEGKAYDIKVVVFKDEDLERVKKAYPVQPEAAQDYRYITYEAAMEYLNRHSQNSALSANSRQKLEETKLRLIEAFGEQAE; encoded by the coding sequence ATGAAACGTACCGCCCTGTTCTTATTCGTGCTGTGGGCAGCTGTTTGCCTGCCCGCTTGTCGAAAACAAAGCAAACAACCGCTGCGTGCCGTAGTGCTTAATTACGAGGACTTTGGTCCAAAATACCTTGCCTATACCTTATTGGGCAACGAATGGTATCAATGGGAAGAGAGCGAAGAGGAAGGCAAAGCTTACGACATCAAAGTGGTGGTTTTCAAAGATGAAGACCTAGAACGTGTGAAAAAGGCATATCCGGTGCAACCAGAAGCAGCTCAAGACTATCGTTACATCACTTACGAAGCGGCTATGGAATATCTGAACCGACACAGTCAGAACTCGGCTTTGTCGGCGAATAGCCGCCAAAAGCTCGAGGAAACCAAGCTGCGCCTAATAGAAGCCTTTGGAGAGCAAGCCGAATAG
- a CDS encoding UvrD-helicase domain-containing protein: MNKYPQNNKPLTVLNASAGSGKTYNLALYFLSYLLKESEGEKKSPLYFRHILAITFTNKATREIRERIIKFLRLLAHPRTSKEKKEAQEIKEHLKRLIFQIQGNDNDPELPAKIYHKLLHHLDELHISTIDSFINRLGKAAAFDLMLPTGYEVTTAAHESLDQVIDYLMLQIRDIEDETQPEARQWMSIVEELKEFIREQALAGDMSWSKLLQGEKLKEAGKELFDSHTLDMVEESRRQLMEGLPEPTLSALFQRLKEQRNEAQQKLKETIKKYHKHFQDKQNEIEELIQSEGIDPAEDLAARASKNSCNASKGFKTLKEFSHSLNLLNQKTDTIPWHEVEKELDDLMKFPSLAEYFDLDKEWTKAKKSTLSQQTKQKIARLTKEIEQLHATTQAQLLFQLSVIHTTQKLFIYFLMHRLLETTLSKNSKLYLGWLSLKLSRYLTTNPECPPQIYEQLGSFYKHFLIDEFQDTSVTQWRILYPFLAESTSQGLESLIVGDPKQSIYEWRGGESQLLVTLAQAGETTADATAPQKLEELSRQMLHYLGFEEKHLPEVRAFMQRIKTEVLGKNFRSARRIVEFNNEVFHQTIGEKDKTHSKTGTGNPFIAAVYGTKGQAPHQSNEAGLVAFCWLSGSKKYLETAQKVIRKHIREWAGGEDNYKGVAILCRKNDEVNAIVQALTSHTEENTQETASPVPAYAPGSLTIDHAHAVNFLVAFLKSLAQPSNRLAKAEARFFYYLYRRALNQEDGQQQPSERIEHKTLQEMFSEVPEGFDWDYYRNMYQIDIAFEQLNGKNIYDIVLEVIDGFGLLELPNEQAYVFRFLEEVHQFVHTEGQQLHAFVKYWDKLSEVPALQDRRSNAVQVMTIHKSKGLEFPVSILLPNWQLIDAKRKHTIRLKTKNSPLPYLLLTLSTNKFNTLKNYEAQLQTECPENEWLKAVNKAYDTLIQRELLAQLNILYVASTRPQHRAYFMLPLQGKQDSNNKIERIHDFLPELSATHQDSGEVHTTEGIISYTIAYVKGNPEEPLPKEEVGKATQDIKTFEFKPEV; encoded by the coding sequence ATGAATAAGTATCCTCAAAACAACAAGCCACTCACCGTATTGAATGCCTCTGCCGGTTCCGGCAAAACCTACAATCTGGCGCTTTATTTTTTGAGTTACCTGCTCAAAGAGAGCGAAGGCGAAAAAAAGTCGCCGCTTTATTTCCGCCATATACTGGCAATCACCTTCACCAACAAGGCAACCCGCGAAATACGAGAACGTATTATCAAGTTTTTGCGTCTGCTGGCACACCCCCGCACCAGTAAAGAAAAAAAGGAAGCCCAAGAAATAAAAGAGCACCTGAAGAGGTTAATCTTCCAAATACAAGGAAACGATAACGACCCCGAACTGCCTGCCAAAATATACCACAAGCTGCTGCATCATCTGGATGAACTGCACATAAGCACCATCGATAGTTTCATTAACCGCTTGGGCAAAGCCGCCGCTTTCGACCTTATGTTGCCTACCGGCTATGAGGTTACTACTGCCGCGCACGAGTCGCTCGACCAAGTGATAGATTACCTTATGTTGCAAATACGCGACATAGAAGACGAAACACAGCCCGAAGCTCGCCAATGGATGAGCATAGTAGAAGAGCTCAAAGAGTTTATCAGGGAGCAGGCGCTTGCCGGCGACATGAGCTGGTCAAAGCTGCTACAGGGCGAAAAGCTCAAGGAAGCAGGCAAAGAGCTTTTCGACAGTCATACGCTCGACATGGTCGAAGAAAGCCGGCGCCAGCTTATGGAAGGGCTACCTGAACCCACTTTAAGCGCGCTGTTTCAAAGGCTGAAAGAGCAACGAAACGAAGCACAGCAAAAACTAAAAGAAACCATAAAAAAATACCACAAGCACTTTCAAGATAAGCAAAATGAAATTGAAGAGTTGATACAGAGCGAAGGCATCGACCCCGCAGAAGACCTTGCCGCACGAGCAAGCAAGAACAGCTGCAATGCAAGCAAAGGGTTCAAGACGCTAAAAGAGTTTTCGCACAGTCTAAATCTTCTCAATCAAAAGACAGACACCATCCCATGGCATGAAGTTGAAAAAGAGCTGGACGATTTAATGAAATTTCCTTCCTTAGCCGAGTATTTTGACCTCGACAAGGAATGGACAAAAGCCAAAAAAAGTACATTAAGCCAACAGACGAAGCAAAAAATAGCCCGACTTACAAAGGAAATAGAACAGCTTCATGCCACAACGCAAGCCCAACTGCTTTTTCAATTGAGTGTCATACACACCACGCAAAAGTTGTTCATCTACTTCCTCATGCACAGGCTACTTGAAACCACGCTTTCTAAAAACAGCAAACTTTATTTGGGCTGGCTTTCGCTGAAATTATCCCGCTACTTGACTACCAACCCCGAATGCCCTCCACAGATATATGAGCAGCTGGGTAGCTTCTATAAGCATTTTCTTATCGACGAGTTTCAAGATACCTCCGTCACACAGTGGCGCATTCTTTACCCTTTTCTGGCTGAAAGCACCTCGCAGGGGCTGGAAAGCCTGATTGTAGGCGACCCCAAGCAGTCTATCTATGAGTGGCGGGGCGGTGAGTCGCAACTCTTGGTAACGCTTGCCCAAGCCGGCGAAACCACAGCCGACGCTACTGCGCCTCAAAAGCTTGAAGAGCTGAGCCGACAGATGCTCCACTATCTGGGATTTGAAGAAAAACATTTGCCCGAAGTGCGGGCGTTCATGCAAAGAATTAAGACTGAAGTGCTGGGGAAAAACTTCCGGAGTGCCCGCCGCATCGTGGAGTTCAATAATGAAGTGTTTCACCAAACAATAGGAGAAAAAGACAAAACCCATAGCAAAACAGGTACGGGCAACCCTTTCATAGCAGCAGTGTATGGCACCAAAGGGCAAGCCCCTCACCAAAGCAACGAAGCGGGCTTGGTTGCTTTTTGCTGGCTATCTGGTTCTAAAAAATACTTAGAGACCGCACAGAAAGTGATACGCAAGCACATCAGGGAGTGGGCTGGCGGAGAAGATAATTACAAGGGCGTGGCTATACTATGCCGCAAAAACGACGAGGTCAATGCAATCGTGCAGGCACTCACCTCACACACCGAAGAGAATACACAAGAAACTGCCTCGCCTGTGCCGGCTTATGCTCCCGGCTCGCTGACCATTGACCATGCCCATGCAGTCAATTTCCTTGTGGCTTTCCTTAAAAGCCTGGCGCAACCCTCCAACCGCTTGGCAAAAGCAGAAGCTCGCTTCTTCTATTATCTTTACCGCAGAGCCCTCAATCAAGAAGATGGGCAGCAACAGCCAAGCGAACGCATAGAACACAAGACCCTGCAAGAGATGTTCAGCGAAGTACCCGAAGGCTTTGACTGGGACTATTATCGTAACATGTACCAAATCGACATCGCTTTTGAACAACTCAACGGCAAGAACATTTACGATATCGTATTAGAAGTAATCGACGGTTTCGGCTTGTTGGAGCTACCCAACGAACAAGCCTACGTATTCCGCTTTTTGGAAGAAGTGCACCAGTTCGTGCATACCGAAGGGCAGCAGTTGCATGCTTTCGTAAAATACTGGGACAAGCTCAGCGAAGTGCCAGCTTTGCAAGACAGGCGCAGCAATGCCGTGCAGGTAATGACCATCCATAAGTCCAAAGGGCTCGAGTTCCCGGTAAGCATACTGCTGCCCAACTGGCAGCTCATCGACGCCAAAAGAAAACATACCATACGACTCAAAACAAAAAACTCGCCGCTCCCCTACCTGCTTTTAACCCTGAGCACAAATAAGTTCAATACCCTTAAAAACTATGAAGCACAGCTGCAAACAGAGTGCCCAGAAAACGAATGGTTGAAAGCCGTCAACAAAGCGTATGACACCCTCATTCAAAGGGAACTTCTTGCACAACTCAACATACTGTATGTGGCATCTACCCGACCCCAACACAGAGCCTATTTTATGCTGCCCTTGCAAGGCAAGCAAGACAGCAACAATAAAATTGAACGAATACACGATTTTCTACCTGAACTAAGTGCAACCCATCAAGACAGCGGCGAAGTCCATACTACAGAGGGGATAATCTCGTACACCATCGCTTACGTTAAAGGCAATCCAGAAGAGCCCTTGCCCAAAGAAGAGGTAGGCAAAGCCACACAAGACATAAAAACCTTTGAATTCAAGCCGGAAGTTTAA
- a CDS encoding DNA-3-methyladenine glycosylase, whose product MILDRDFYERVDVVEIARELIGKVIVSEIEGCRTAVVITEAEAYCGATDRACHAFGNRRTPRTEVMFGAGGHAYVYLCYGIHRLFNVVTNQKEKADAVLIRAGLPLEGVEHMLRRRKHQRLTPRLIAGPGTLTQALGINLHHNAHDLTAGRLLWLEDRGIVPPSRALEATPRIGIDYAGEDALLPWRFVWKGLLPDAFL is encoded by the coding sequence ATGATTTTGGACAGAGATTTTTACGAGCGCGTCGATGTGGTGGAGATTGCTCGTGAGCTCATAGGCAAAGTGATTGTGTCAGAAATAGAAGGATGTCGCACTGCCGTTGTCATCACAGAGGCAGAGGCTTATTGTGGCGCTACCGACCGCGCCTGTCATGCTTTTGGTAACCGACGCACCCCGCGCACCGAAGTGATGTTTGGTGCTGGAGGGCATGCCTATGTGTATTTATGCTACGGCATCCATCGTTTGTTTAATGTGGTAACCAACCAAAAGGAAAAAGCCGATGCCGTACTGATTCGTGCGGGGCTGCCTCTTGAAGGAGTAGAACATATGTTGCGACGCCGGAAACACCAGCGCCTGACGCCCCGCCTGATTGCTGGTCCGGGCACCCTCACCCAAGCCCTGGGCATAAACCTTCATCACAACGCCCACGACTTGACTGCCGGGCGTTTGCTGTGGCTCGAAGACAGGGGCATTGTGCCACCGTCTCGAGCGCTTGAAGCCACGCCGCGCATAGGCATTGACTATGCCGGCGAAGATGCTTTGCTGCCTTGGCGTTTTGTGTGGAAAGGGCTGCTGCCCGATGCTTTTCTTTAA
- the dnaA gene encoding chromosomal replication initiator protein DnaA — translation MSIRDATTIWNQCLKVIRQEVDDEQFKTWFSPIVPLHLEGNTLTIQVPSLFFYEWIEEHYVHALRKAIVQVLGKGGRLDYSVIVDRGDASHHPLAMNISTAKANNGDRGKLQEKQTAPVREQEGGSASLRPKRKAKKIPDEYRALLEETELNSHYTFENFVEGDCNRLARSAAFAVAQKPGVTSFNPLMIYGGVGLGKTHLVQAIGNYIRKTQEEKIVVYVSSEKFTSQFIEELKNNNLQFLTNFYLLIDVLIIDDVQFLAGKEKTQELFFHVFNHLHQKGKQIVMTSDRPPRELKGLQDRLLSRFKWGLTADLQQPDFETRLAIIQRKLQNEGISLDAEVIEYLANTIDSNIRELEGVIVSLMAHSSLNRRPIDMALAKEVVQRVVQKQDELPHEDIEVGIDTIMEEVARYFGLSVEALKSKSRKKEIVVPRQIAMYLCKEYTNFSLKSIGYHFGGRDHSTVIHAVQNISELREKDADFRLYIDQLLDRLRMLKQS, via the coding sequence ATGAGTATTCGTGATGCAACAACGATATGGAACCAGTGTCTTAAGGTTATCCGCCAAGAGGTGGATGATGAACAATTTAAGACATGGTTTTCGCCTATCGTGCCATTGCATCTGGAGGGCAACACGCTTACGATTCAGGTCCCCAGCCTTTTTTTCTATGAGTGGATAGAAGAGCACTATGTACATGCTTTGCGCAAGGCTATAGTGCAGGTCCTTGGCAAAGGGGGGCGCCTCGATTACTCGGTAATAGTAGATAGAGGCGACGCTTCGCATCACCCCTTAGCCATGAATATATCCACTGCTAAAGCCAACAATGGAGACAGAGGAAAGCTGCAGGAAAAACAGACTGCCCCCGTCAGAGAACAAGAAGGGGGAAGTGCTTCGCTGCGACCTAAACGCAAAGCAAAGAAGATACCGGATGAATACAGGGCACTGCTTGAAGAAACCGAGCTAAACTCACACTATACTTTCGAAAACTTCGTAGAGGGTGATTGCAATCGATTGGCACGCTCAGCAGCTTTTGCTGTTGCTCAAAAACCCGGGGTTACTTCTTTCAACCCTTTGATGATATACGGCGGTGTGGGGTTGGGTAAAACCCATTTGGTGCAAGCCATCGGTAATTATATACGCAAAACGCAGGAAGAGAAAATAGTTGTCTATGTCTCTTCCGAGAAGTTTACGAGTCAGTTTATAGAGGAGCTCAAAAACAACAACTTGCAGTTTTTGACCAACTTTTACCTGCTCATCGATGTGTTGATTATCGATGACGTGCAATTCCTTGCGGGCAAGGAAAAGACCCAAGAGCTCTTCTTCCATGTTTTCAATCATCTGCACCAAAAAGGTAAGCAGATAGTCATGACCAGCGACCGCCCACCCCGTGAGCTCAAGGGCTTACAAGACCGCCTATTGTCACGTTTTAAATGGGGCTTGACTGCCGACCTGCAGCAGCCCGACTTTGAAACTCGCCTTGCCATCATTCAGCGAAAACTGCAAAATGAAGGCATCAGCTTAGACGCTGAGGTCATTGAATATTTAGCCAACACTATAGACAGCAACATACGTGAGTTGGAAGGGGTTATTGTGTCTTTGATGGCTCATTCTTCTTTGAATCGTCGCCCCATAGACATGGCACTGGCGAAAGAAGTGGTGCAGCGTGTGGTGCAAAAACAAGATGAATTGCCGCATGAAGACATAGAAGTGGGTATAGACACCATCATGGAAGAGGTAGCGCGCTATTTTGGCTTAAGTGTGGAAGCGCTGAAATCGAAATCCAGAAAGAAAGAAATCGTAGTACCTCGTCAGATAGCTATGTATTTGTGTAAAGAATATACCAACTTTTCTTTAAAGTCGATTGGTTACCACTTTGGCGGGCGTGACCATAGCACGGTTATTCACGCTGTGCAAAACATCAGCGAACTACGCGAAAAAGACGCAGATTTCCGTTTGTACATAGACCAGCTGTTAGACCGCTTGCGCATGTTGAAACAATCGTAA
- a CDS encoding bifunctional metallophosphatase/5'-nucleotidase — protein MNRRTFLKQALIAGGVAAVAPFELLAARRQAVHLTILHTNDMHSRIEPFPLSAPQHAGEGGMARRATLIKQIRGENPHVLLLDSGDIFQGTPYFNFFGGELEFKLMSEMGYDAATLGNHDFDNGLEGLLKMMPHAHFPFLIANYDFSRTPLHGKTKPYQVFERGGVRIGVFGIGIELQNLVNERLYGKTRYLDPVGVAHEMVKTLRKDEKCELIVCLSHLGFSYTDGKISDVLLASKVPGIDIILGGHTHTFMQEPYVMHHADGNHTIIHQVGWAGVRLGRIDLLIEEGKKRMLSARALPVHTARV, from the coding sequence ATGAACAGACGAACCTTTCTAAAGCAAGCGCTTATTGCGGGCGGGGTGGCGGCAGTAGCCCCTTTTGAGTTGTTGGCAGCACGTCGGCAGGCGGTACACCTCACCATTCTGCATACCAACGACATGCATTCGCGCATAGAGCCGTTTCCACTGTCGGCGCCACAACATGCTGGCGAAGGAGGCATGGCACGCCGGGCGACGCTCATCAAACAAATACGCGGCGAGAATCCACATGTGCTGCTGCTCGATAGTGGCGACATCTTTCAAGGAACGCCCTACTTCAATTTCTTTGGGGGAGAACTGGAGTTCAAGCTCATGAGCGAAATGGGCTATGATGCGGCTACACTGGGCAATCATGATTTTGATAACGGCTTGGAAGGGCTGCTGAAGATGATGCCGCACGCCCACTTTCCCTTCCTTATTGCCAATTATGATTTCAGCCGTACCCCTTTGCACGGTAAAACCAAACCTTATCAGGTATTTGAGCGGGGCGGCGTGCGCATAGGTGTCTTTGGCATAGGCATAGAACTTCAGAACTTGGTCAATGAGCGACTTTATGGAAAAACCCGCTACTTAGACCCCGTGGGTGTGGCACACGAAATGGTCAAGACCTTGCGCAAAGATGAAAAGTGTGAATTGATTGTCTGTCTTTCGCACTTGGGCTTCTCGTATACCGACGGAAAAATATCGGATGTGCTATTGGCAAGCAAAGTGCCCGGTATTGATATCATTTTGGGAGGGCATACCCACACCTTCATGCAGGAGCCTTATGTGATGCATCATGCCGATGGCAATCACACCATTATTCATCAGGTAGGATGGGCAGGAGTGCGTTTGGGACGTATCGACCTTCTGATAGAAGAAGGAAAAAAACGCATGCTTTCAGCCCGCGCTTTGCCTGTGCATACGGCGCGTGTGTAA